Part of the Sulfurimonas denitrificans DSM 1251 genome is shown below.
TTATATCATTTGCTATGGGTGTAGCAGCATTTGAGTTTATATCACCAATATCTATGCTTCACAGAGGCATTATATTTGGTATTGGTTTTGGATGGGCAGCAGTGCTCATTATTTTTCTTTTTGACCTTTTAGTTTTAAAAAATGGTTGGTGTGGGCATATATGTCCGCTTGGTGGATTTTATTCACTTGTTGGTAAATTTAGTTTGATTAGAGTACATCACACACAAGAAAACTGCACGCTTTGTATGAAATGTAAAGTTGTTTGTCCAGAGGGGCAAGTTCTTTACATGATAGGCAAAGAGACTATTCCTGTTCTTTCAGGAGAGTGTACAAACTGTGCTAGATGTATAGAAGTTTGTGATGATGATGCTCTTAATTTTTCAATCAGAAAACTAGTAAAAAATAATAAATCGGGAGAGTAAAATGAAAGCAATGGGTAAAATAACGATTGGTTTAGTTACTGCTGCACTACTAATGGTTGGTTGTGTAAGTGAGAGCGCTAAATCTACTCCACAAAAAGCTGTGGATAAAACTGTAACTGAAGAGTCTTTGGGCTTAAGAAAAACTGACTTATATACCGAAGATGCTACGGTTGCTTCTAAAACTGAGTATAGATCAGCTCAAGCTACTACAAGTACGAAGATAAAAAGAGCATTTCAAGATGCTCCACCTATGATTCCTCACGATACAGTTGGAATGCTTCCAATAAAATCGGAAGATAATAGATGTGTAACATGTCACATGCCTGAAATCGCTGGAGCAATGGGTGCTACTCCAATTCCTGTTTCACACTTTACAGATTTTAGACCAAGAGCTAAACTTGTAAATAATGAGGTAGTTATTGCAACTGATACGTATAAGAATGAGACACAAATTGTTAAAAAAAGTGATTTACAAAATGCTAGATTTAACTGTAATCAGTGTCATGCTCCACAATCTCAAGGAAATTTACTTGTAGAGAACACTTTTGAACCAGTATATACTTCAAAAGATGGTGCAAATAAATCAAGTTGGGATGAGAGTAAATATACTAAATCATTAGATACAGTTATTGGTGGTCCAAGTTTTGTAACAGAGGGTGACTTAGCAAATAAAAATTCTAAAGCTGGCAGCCTAGAAGGTTCAGCTCATTAATGCAAAGAAGAGAGCTATTTAGCTCTCTTGCTTCTTCACTAAAGGGTGAAAAAAAGCAAGAGAAGCAGTTAAGACCGCCTTATTTTGGTGATGAATCTCTTTTTCATAATGAGTGTAACAGATGTGATGGAGTATGCGCCACTGTTTGTGAAGAAGATATAATTAAAATAGCAGATGACAAAACTCCGTATATACTATTTTCTTATAATGGTTGTACCTACTGCGACAAGTGTACTGATGTTTGTGAGTTTGGCGTTTTAAAATTAGAAGATAAAAAATACTTAAACGCTATAATTACCATAAACAGAGACAAATGTTTAAGTTGGAGTCATACCATGTGTTTTTCATGTAAAGATCCCTGTTTAGACAATGCCATAGATTTTAAGGCTATGTTTATGCCAGAGATAAACAATAAATGTACATCATGTGGGTTTTGTATAAGCAGATGCCCTACTGATGCGATTGATATAAAGGTGCTCTAATGAGACTATTTCTAATTTTAACGCTTCTACTCTCTTCACTTTTCTCAGCTGCTATGAAAGAGCCTCTAGCGCACTTTAGCGCAAGCGGTTCTGTTGTAGATTTAGTATATAAAGATGGTAAGCTTTACTGCGCAACAGCTGCAAGTGCTGTAGATATATTTGATTTTGAAACAAAAAAACTACTCAACAAAATAGAAGTTGCGCAGATTTTAGATTTTATGGGTGACACAATAGATTCAAAAGTCTATTCAGTTGATGTTATAGAGGACAAAGTACTTATACTTTCACAAGATAAAAAAGGTTTTAGAAGAGTTCATATTCATCAAAACGGTGTTACAAAACCTTTATTTGATTACTCAAAATCACTCACTGTTGCAAAAGCTAAATTTTTAGATGCTAACACCATACTCTTAGGACTTCTAAGTAATGAGTTAATCTCTTATAATATAGCAAAAAACTCACAAAATTGGTCTGTGCAAGTTTCAGGTGCAAAATTTTCAGATTTTGTTTTAAATGAAGAAAAGAGTGAAGTTGTAGTTGCAGATGAGAGTGGAAATTTAAAAATACATGGTACAAAAGATGGAAAGTTTTTAAAACTTTTAGCTGATCAAAATCTAGATAATGTTTTTCAAGTGGATTATAAAAAAGGTGTTATAGCAACTGCTGGGCAAGATAGACGAATGGTTGTTTATGTTCCAAAATTTGATTCAGCATACTATACGGAATCAAAATTCTTAATTTATAGCGTGGGTCTCTCGCCAAGTGGAAAGATTGTCGGATATGCTTCTGATGAAAACAATAATGTTACTCTTTTAAATACCATAACAAAAGCAAATCTTGGGAAATTTACAGGGAGTAAAATGACTCTCTCCAAGATACTATTTATCAATGAAAATGATTTTTTAGTTGCAAGTGATGATAAAGTCATTAATCAATATAGTATAAAATAATCAATAAAGGAGAGATGCCATGGAGTATAATGAGAGTGAGTTTTTAATAGAAACCAAGGTTCCAAGTGATGAAGTTATTATCTCTAGAACTGATTTAAAGGGCAATATTACCTACGCTAATGAACTTTTTTGTGAAATAAGTGGTTACACACTTGAAGAACTTCTTACAAAATCTCACAATGTTGTAAGGCATCCTGATATGCCACATAGTATTTATAAAGATTTGTGGCAGACGCTCAAAGATGAAAAACAGTGGGTAGGAGTAGTAAAAAATCTTCGTAAAGATAGAGGATTTTACTGGGTAAAAGCCATAGTTTCTGGAGTTTATAAAGATGGAGAACTAGTTGAGTACAAATCACTAAGAGCTCCAATAAGTTATGGTGAAAAACTTCAACATCAAAAACTATATGATAAAATACGCAAAGAAAATGGCGAAAAATCAAGAAGAGTAGTTTACGAATAAGATTTATAGTTTAATTAAAAAGGAAAAAAGATGAATATATCAAGTATAGTAGTAAAAACCGCTCCAAAATATATAGATGAAGTAGTTCAAAGTCTAAAAGATTGTGAAGCATGTGATTATCATATGCATGATGGATTGGGCAGAATCATTATTACGATTGAGGGTGAGGGAGTGTCTGAAGAGCTTGAGAAGCTTAGAATCATTGAAGCGATTCCACATGTAGTAACAGCTGATATGCAGATGGCTTATAGTGAAGACGAACTAGATGCCCACATGGAAGTTATTAAAGGTGGGAATGCTGTGCCTAAAATGTTAAATGATGATAGTATGGATATTAACAAGATTATGTATAACGGTGATTTAAAGAAAAAAGATGATTTAGCTACTTTTACTAAAAAATTTGATGAGACACAGAGGTAAATTTTGTCTGCAATATTTGAATCAACTATAAAAATGGCGCAAGACAGCAGGGCAGATTGGTATATTGAACTAAGAGATACTCTTGAAGATACAACTGAAATATGTGCAGATTTGCAAGAGTACTCAAAAAAAATAGAAGAGCTAGGAGCTCTTTATGGTGGAAATATTGAAGTAAAATGGAGCAAAGATATGAATGTGCCACCATTTGTTATGGATACCATAAGATTTGAGATGTCACAACTTCAAAGAGAGATTGAAGAAGAGACAGGCGAGAGTCTCATCAAAGATAAGGCTTAATTAATTTGGAAGCAAAAGCTATAAAATCATTAGAGTATCTTGATGTTGATGCCATTGATAAACATTTAGAGAATGTTGAATATATCATCATGGCTGCTCCATCTCCTGAGCGTTTCATCCAAACTCCAATTCACTTTACTATATTTTTAAACACTACACAGAACTTTTCACAAGAGATTCAAGAGGCGATTTTTGGAAAATTTTTAATTGAAAACGGTATAAAAAATCCTCAAGAAATCATGAGTCAACTTATGCCCGTTGGTTTTTCAACTGGTGTGCATGAAACCCATATGCCACTTCTTTTAATTAAGCATGAAGATGTAAACTCAATCCCGCATAAAACTATGTTTGTGATGGATTTTTTAGCAGATTCTGAGAACTTTAGTGAGACTAAAGAGAAGAGTTTAACTGGGTGGAGCTACAGCTACAACTAATCTGTTTAAAACAGAGTAAATAAAGTCATGTTCGGATTAGAACCACTCAATGTGCTTTATTGGTATTGCAAATAGCTTCTATCTCATCTATGCTCTTAGCGATATTAGAAGATAGATTTTCATATCCACTCTCTGTTACTAAGATATCATCTTCTATCCTGATACCAATCCCTCTGTATCTCTTTGGAACACCTTTATCATCTTTATCAATATATAGTCCTGGCTCAATTGTTAAAACCATTCCCTCTCTTAGAGCTATCTCTTTATTGTTTTTATCTCTATATGGCGCTGGGTCATGTACATCTATGCCCATCCAGTGCCCTATTCCATGTGGGTAATACTTCTTATGCTTTTTCTCTTTTATAGCTTTTTTTAGACTGCCTTTTAAAATTTTAAGCTTTATCAAGCCCTCGCATAAGAGCCTCTCTGCACTCTCTTGAAGTTTGCTTCTCATTACATGTGGTTTTATCATGCTAATAACTTTTAATTGAGTATCCAAAACCAAGTTATAGAGCTCACTTTGAGGCTCACTAAACTTCGCATCTACTGGAATGGTTCTTGTGATATCACTTGCATAGTAGTTATGCTCACACCCAGCATCAATCAAAATAAGCTCGCCACTAACAAGAGGTTTGTCATTTTGTATATAGTGAAGAGTATTTGCGCTGTTTCCACATGCAACTATCGAGGTATATGCATCGCTATAAGCTGCATTACTCTTAAACTCATGCTCTATTTCAGATTGAAGATGATACTCGCTCTTACCCTCTTTGTTCATGTGCATGACTCTATGATGCGCTTTTGCTGTAATTGCGATTGATTCACGTATTAGCTCTATCTCAGAGGCAGATTTTATAAGCCTCATTTTTTGTACATGTGGAATTATGTCTAGTTTTTTTTCAAAAAGTTTTGTATGTTTTAAAATCTTTTTTATATCACTTTTTTTTGAATTTATCTCAAAATAGATATTTTTTTTACCTTTTATTGAGGCTTTAAAAATCTTTTTAAACTCATCTATCTCATACACTTCATCTACCAAAAATATTTTTTTTGCCTCTTTAACACCTAACCTTTTTCCATTCCATAACTCTAAGGACTTATCTTTTTTTTGGACAAAAAGAGCTGTTTTTACTCCCTTTTTTGTTTTAATAAACATAAGCGCAGAATTATCCTCTTTAAAGCCACACAGGTAGTAGAAGTTACTATCTTGTCTATATGGATGATGTGTATCATGAGAACGAACAGCCTCTTTTGCACTGAAGATAACTGCGATAGAGTCGTTTAAAAAACTCTTTGCTAGAGTGTCTCTTCTTTTTTTATATTCACTCTCTTTTATCACTTGCAAGCCCCCTCAAGCCACTCTATATTTTTTGAAATTATCTCATCAAGAGCTATACTTAGAGCTTCTGCTCCACCTGAGGCATCTGCTGTTTTGGCATCAACTTTTGAAGTAAATTTATTTGTAGAGAGAGTGTTGTTTGTTTTTGCATCAACTAAAGATAGGTTAACTACTATATTTACATGTGAGCTACTCATATTTTTTGTATAAAACTGCATAAACTCCTCAATATCTATCTCTAAAATATATTCGCTCTTAACTCTTGATTTAAAAGAGTGAACACTCTTAAATATGTCAGAGTCTCTTATGCTTTTAAATAGTTCTGAGGT
Proteins encoded:
- a CDS encoding ferredoxin-type protein NapF, which translates into the protein MQRRELFSSLASSLKGEKKQEKQLRPPYFGDESLFHNECNRCDGVCATVCEEDIIKIADDKTPYILFSYNGCTYCDKCTDVCEFGVLKLEDKKYLNAIITINRDKCLSWSHTMCFSCKDPCLDNAIDFKAMFMPEINNKCTSCGFCISRCPTDAIDIKVL
- the napH gene encoding quinol dehydrogenase ferredoxin subunit NapH; translation: MSMLWNKYRYLFFRRTTQISLLFLYFGANAWGWTLLMGNLSSSSLLKTVPLSDPYAVLQMIAAGAIIATDLVIGALIITIFYLIVGGRAFCSWVCPINLVTDAAALLRRQIGVDSFAKKQPATRNMRYWVLALSLIISFAMGVAAFEFISPISMLHRGIIFGIGFGWAAVLIIFLFDLLVLKNGWCGHICPLGGFYSLVGKFSLIRVHHTQENCTLCMKCKVVCPEGQVLYMIGKETIPVLSGECTNCARCIEVCDDDALNFSIRKLVKNNKSGE
- a CDS encoding nitrate reductase cytochrome c-type subunit, producing the protein MGKITIGLVTAALLMVGCVSESAKSTPQKAVDKTVTEESLGLRKTDLYTEDATVASKTEYRSAQATTSTKIKRAFQDAPPMIPHDTVGMLPIKSEDNRCVTCHMPEIAGAMGATPIPVSHFTDFRPRAKLVNNEVVIATDTYKNETQIVKKSDLQNARFNCNQCHAPQSQGNLLVENTFEPVYTSKDGANKSSWDESKYTKSLDTVIGGPSFVTEGDLANKNSKAGSLEGSAH
- a CDS encoding chaperone NapD, with translation MNISSIVVKTAPKYIDEVVQSLKDCEACDYHMHDGLGRIIITIEGEGVSEELEKLRIIEAIPHVVTADMQMAYSEDELDAHMEVIKGGNAVPKMLNDDSMDINKIMYNGDLKKKDDLATFTKKFDETQR
- a CDS encoding ABC-type transport auxiliary lipoprotein family protein, translated to MKIFFALITIFLFVGCTTIKPHVSEFRVITKDTQIKSSASGCRDKSLKISQAFSTPSLLSLDMDYTESDNKIFSYSQSQWQESPNSSITSELFKSIRDSDIFKSVHSFKSRVKSEYILEIDIEEFMQFYTKNMSSSHVNIVVNLSLVDAKTNNTLSTNKFTSKVDAKTADASGGAEALSIALDEIISKNIEWLEGACK
- a CDS encoding aminopeptidase P N-terminal domain-containing protein translates to MIKESEYKKRRDTLAKSFLNDSIAVIFSAKEAVRSHDTHHPYRQDSNFYYLCGFKEDNSALMFIKTKKGVKTALFVQKKDKSLELWNGKRLGVKEAKKIFLVDEVYEIDEFKKIFKASIKGKKNIYFEINSKKSDIKKILKHTKLFEKKLDIIPHVQKMRLIKSASEIELIRESIAITAKAHHRVMHMNKEGKSEYHLQSEIEHEFKSNAAYSDAYTSIVACGNSANTLHYIQNDKPLVSGELILIDAGCEHNYYASDITRTIPVDAKFSEPQSELYNLVLDTQLKVISMIKPHVMRSKLQESAERLLCEGLIKLKILKGSLKKAIKEKKHKKYYPHGIGHWMGIDVHDPAPYRDKNNKEIALREGMVLTIEPGLYIDKDDKGVPKRYRGIGIRIEDDILVTESGYENLSSNIAKSIDEIEAICNTNKAH
- a CDS encoding PAS domain-containing protein translates to MEYNESEFLIETKVPSDEVIISRTDLKGNITYANELFCEISGYTLEELLTKSHNVVRHPDMPHSIYKDLWQTLKDEKQWVGVVKNLRKDRGFYWVKAIVSGVYKDGELVEYKSLRAPISYGEKLQHQKLYDKIRKENGEKSRRVVYE